A single window of Cydia splendana chromosome 13, ilCydSple1.2, whole genome shotgun sequence DNA harbors:
- the LOC134796392 gene encoding uncharacterized protein LOC134796392 isoform X3 translates to MTVELLHLLQYETKTVNTKNDNHWERRKAALRTKRHGQHKARRRRQIEPVSSATDADVTDSALAQPSRISAEWSGATGGPPAEVVLRLHPPQTTLRSNISSMSNSSDTTNGSGVVVRAEEALIVAFVLLLWVAAIALFFNRWGKIRCVYKLMLEPYQPKFQQQHRQSCALAENSVSVAPHHRASLSRGCVSYDCGVGFPAYQPCGYLPHRLRQNSVFVGSMGGMALIPESPPRRSRSVADLPVLVPPSDPPHATPRSSRAASLHSAVDLRICVPSPRASRAASLHSSVDMPGSVQVHIRGSGGNLNKPRSPRRLTITNV, encoded by the exons ATGACAATCATTGGGAAAGAAGAAAAGCAGCTTTAAGAACGAAGCGACATGGACAGCACAAAGCGAGGAGACGGAGGCAAATCG AGCCCGTCTCGTCCGCCACAGACGCGGACGTCACAGACTCCGCACTGGCGCAGCCGTCGCGCATCTCCGCCG AATGGAGCGGCGCGACCGGTGGGCCTCCAGCAGAGGTGGTTCTGCGACTGCACCCCCCACAGACCACCCTCAGAAGCAACATCTCCTCCATGTCCAACTCCAGTGACACTACCA ATGGCAGCGGTGTAGTTGTCCGAGCGGAAGAAGCCCTCATAGTAGCCTTCGTCCTCCTGCTGTGGGTGGCGGCCATCGCGCTGTTCTTCAACCGTTGGGGCAAGATAAGGTGCGTCTATAAACT GATGCTGGAGCCGTATCAGCCCAAGTTCCAACAACAACATCGACAGAGCTGCGCGCTGGCGGAGAACTCAGTGTCCGTGGCACCACAT CACCGTGCGTCTCTGTCTCGTGGCTGCGTGTCGTATGACTGCGGTGTAGGCTTTCCGGCCTACCAGCCATGTGGATACCTTCCTCATCGTCTTAGACAG AACTCCGTTTTCGTCGGCAGCATGGGCGGCATGGCGCTGATCCCCGAAAGCCCTCCGCGGCGCTCGCGCTCCGTCGCCGACCTCCCCGTCCTCGTACCCCCCTCCGACCCCCCGCACGCCACCCCCCGCTCCTCACGCGCCGCCAGCCTGCACAGCGCCGTAGACCTCCGGATCTGCGTGCCGTCCCCCCGAGCATCCAGAGCAGCAAGCCTCCATTCCTCAGTCGACATGCCGGGGTCCGTCCAAGTACACATTCGAGGGTCTGGGGGTAACCTGAACAAGCCCAGGAGTCCAAGAAGGTTGACTATAACTAATGTGTGA
- the LOC134796392 gene encoding uncharacterized protein LOC134796392 isoform X1, producing MTVELLHLLQYETKTVNTKNDNHWERRKAALRTKRHGQHKARRRRQIEPVSSATDADVTDSALAQPSRISAGESGTLEWSGATGGPPAEVVLRLHPPQTTLRSNISSMSNSSDTTNGSGVVVRAEEALIVAFVLLLWVAAIALFFNRWGKIRCVYKLMLEPYQPKFQQQHRQSCALAENSVSVAPHHRASLSRGCVSYDCGVGFPAYQPCGYLPHRLRQNSVFVGSMGGMALIPESPPRRSRSVADLPVLVPPSDPPHATPRSSRAASLHSAVDLRICVPSPRASRAASLHSSVDMPGSVQVHIRGSGGNLNKPRSPRRLTITNV from the exons ATGACAATCATTGGGAAAGAAGAAAAGCAGCTTTAAGAACGAAGCGACATGGACAGCACAAAGCGAGGAGACGGAGGCAAATCG AGCCCGTCTCGTCCGCCACAGACGCGGACGTCACAGACTCCGCACTGGCGCAGCCGTCGCGCATCTCCGCCGGTGAGAGCGGTACCTTAG AATGGAGCGGCGCGACCGGTGGGCCTCCAGCAGAGGTGGTTCTGCGACTGCACCCCCCACAGACCACCCTCAGAAGCAACATCTCCTCCATGTCCAACTCCAGTGACACTACCA ATGGCAGCGGTGTAGTTGTCCGAGCGGAAGAAGCCCTCATAGTAGCCTTCGTCCTCCTGCTGTGGGTGGCGGCCATCGCGCTGTTCTTCAACCGTTGGGGCAAGATAAGGTGCGTCTATAAACT GATGCTGGAGCCGTATCAGCCCAAGTTCCAACAACAACATCGACAGAGCTGCGCGCTGGCGGAGAACTCAGTGTCCGTGGCACCACAT CACCGTGCGTCTCTGTCTCGTGGCTGCGTGTCGTATGACTGCGGTGTAGGCTTTCCGGCCTACCAGCCATGTGGATACCTTCCTCATCGTCTTAGACAG AACTCCGTTTTCGTCGGCAGCATGGGCGGCATGGCGCTGATCCCCGAAAGCCCTCCGCGGCGCTCGCGCTCCGTCGCCGACCTCCCCGTCCTCGTACCCCCCTCCGACCCCCCGCACGCCACCCCCCGCTCCTCACGCGCCGCCAGCCTGCACAGCGCCGTAGACCTCCGGATCTGCGTGCCGTCCCCCCGAGCATCCAGAGCAGCAAGCCTCCATTCCTCAGTCGACATGCCGGGGTCCGTCCAAGTACACATTCGAGGGTCTGGGGGTAACCTGAACAAGCCCAGGAGTCCAAGAAGGTTGACTATAACTAATGTGTGA
- the LOC134796392 gene encoding uncharacterized protein LOC134796392 isoform X2, with the protein MTVELLHLLQYETKTVNTKNDNHWERRKAALRTKRHGQHKARRRRQIEPVSSATDADVTDSALAQPSRISAGESGTLEWSGATGGPPAEVVLRLHPPQTTLRSNISSMSNSSDTTNGSGVVVRAEEALIVAFVLLLWVAAIALFFNRWGKIRMLEPYQPKFQQQHRQSCALAENSVSVAPHHRASLSRGCVSYDCGVGFPAYQPCGYLPHRLRQNSVFVGSMGGMALIPESPPRRSRSVADLPVLVPPSDPPHATPRSSRAASLHSAVDLRICVPSPRASRAASLHSSVDMPGSVQVHIRGSGGNLNKPRSPRRLTITNV; encoded by the exons ATGACAATCATTGGGAAAGAAGAAAAGCAGCTTTAAGAACGAAGCGACATGGACAGCACAAAGCGAGGAGACGGAGGCAAATCG AGCCCGTCTCGTCCGCCACAGACGCGGACGTCACAGACTCCGCACTGGCGCAGCCGTCGCGCATCTCCGCCGGTGAGAGCGGTACCTTAG AATGGAGCGGCGCGACCGGTGGGCCTCCAGCAGAGGTGGTTCTGCGACTGCACCCCCCACAGACCACCCTCAGAAGCAACATCTCCTCCATGTCCAACTCCAGTGACACTACCA ATGGCAGCGGTGTAGTTGTCCGAGCGGAAGAAGCCCTCATAGTAGCCTTCGTCCTCCTGCTGTGGGTGGCGGCCATCGCGCTGTTCTTCAACCGTTGGGGCAAGATAAG GATGCTGGAGCCGTATCAGCCCAAGTTCCAACAACAACATCGACAGAGCTGCGCGCTGGCGGAGAACTCAGTGTCCGTGGCACCACAT CACCGTGCGTCTCTGTCTCGTGGCTGCGTGTCGTATGACTGCGGTGTAGGCTTTCCGGCCTACCAGCCATGTGGATACCTTCCTCATCGTCTTAGACAG AACTCCGTTTTCGTCGGCAGCATGGGCGGCATGGCGCTGATCCCCGAAAGCCCTCCGCGGCGCTCGCGCTCCGTCGCCGACCTCCCCGTCCTCGTACCCCCCTCCGACCCCCCGCACGCCACCCCCCGCTCCTCACGCGCCGCCAGCCTGCACAGCGCCGTAGACCTCCGGATCTGCGTGCCGTCCCCCCGAGCATCCAGAGCAGCAAGCCTCCATTCCTCAGTCGACATGCCGGGGTCCGTCCAAGTACACATTCGAGGGTCTGGGGGTAACCTGAACAAGCCCAGGAGTCCAAGAAGGTTGACTATAACTAATGTGTGA